Part of the Rhizobium tropici CIAT 899 genome, CGTAGATTCTATGGTGGCCCAAGGCGGGGAAACGGCACCGTGATATGCCGGATCGGGAAGCAGTAGAAGACTACCCGCCCTGCGACGACGCCATTCGCCTTCGATGCTCTCTTCTCAGGCGCTCGCGCCCAGCATGCGGAGGAAATCCACGTCGTCGCCGATAAGAGCATCGATTAGCCGGTCGCGGATGCAGCTTCGGATCATGGGAAGCAGATCCCGTCCGCCCTGCCAGAACATGGCAAGCTTTTCCGGCACCGGTAGGCTCAGACGCACGGCAATGCCGGCTTCCTGCAGCGCTTCGGCATCGGCGCGATGAAAGCGGTTCAGTTCCAGCGAGACGCCGTCGATGCCGCCGGCGCGCATCGAAGCCACCACATCTACCGGACGATGGTGTAGGATCGCTTCCGTCTGCAGGCGCGGCTCGAGCTCCTTCACGCGCAACAGGTCAAGATGGTCGAAGGAGGATATGGCGACATGCTCAAAAGCATCGAGCTCCCGCAGTGTCGCGATCATGAGATCGATGAGGCGATCGGGACGTTCGGGCTCCTTCATCTCGATTGCGAGACGGGTATCCGTTTGCTTGGCCCACAACAGCGTATTGACAAGCGTCGGCACAGGGGTCGCGGCGAAACGCGGGTCGAATTTCGCACCGGCATCGAGCGAAAGAATGTCCTGGAGATCATGATCGGCAACGAAGCCGAAGCCGTTGGTCGTGCGATTGAGCGTTCTGTCGTGGATCACTACGATCTGGTCGTCGCGGGTCAGCATGAGGTCGATTTCGCACTCGTTGGCGCCTGCGTTCACACCCTCCTGGAAAGCGAGAATGGTGTTTTCCGGGAAGCGTCGGCTGAAGCCGCGGTGAGCGGCAATGCGGAGCGAGCCATGACGGGCAGCGTGCAGGGGCAAAGGCAATGCAAGTCTCCTTGGGGTCGGTTTTCTACGGGAGCAACCTAGTGAAGTGTCGGGTCGAGAACGTCGCGCAGATAATCGCCGATCAGGCTGATCGACAGGGACAGGATGAAGATCACGATGCCCGGCAGGATTGCGATCCACCACTCGGTCATCACATAGTCACGGCCTGCACCGACCATGCTGCCGAGGCTGACGAGCGGCGGCTGGATGCCGAGGCCCAAAAAGCTCAGCGCCGATTCCTGCAGCAGGATTTCCGGCAGGACGATCGTCAGGTTGACGAGGACGACGGAGAGGATATTGGGCAACACGTGCAGGAAGGCGATGCGCCCCGTTCCCGCACCATTTCGTCTCAACGCCGCGACATAGCCTCGCTCCAACTCCAGCCCGGCCATGGCGCGCACCAGCCGCGCGTAGCGCTCCCAGCCATAGAGGCCGAGCAATGCCATGAACAGCCAGAGATTGTCGCCAAAGAAGGCGAGGACGGCGAGCGCGATGATGAGGAACGGCATCGATGCCTGAAAATCGACGGCGACGCGGATCAGCATATCGGCAAATCCTCGGCCGAAAGCGGCAAGCAGCCCCAGCACGGTGCCGAGCGTCAGGCTGATCGCAGATGCGCCGAGCGCGATCAGCAGGCTGGTACGCAAGCCATAGAAGATGCGACTCAGAATATCCCGGCCAAGCTCGTCCGTGCCGAGAATATGCTTGAAGGAGCCGCCAAACAGGATCGGCGGCGCCTTGCGAGCATGAAGATCGATCTGTGCAAAACCATGAGGCGCAAGCACATTTGCAAGGAGCGCGACTATGATGAAGGCCACAAGGATAATGGCGCATATGGCCGTCATCAGATCGAACCGAAGCCTGGGCCGAAAAGATCGCTCCGATCTGGTCTTCGGGGGAGCATCGGCGCCCGTCGCTGCATTCGCCATGGCTTTTACCTTTCGAGCGGCCAATCAAGCCGATGCGCGATGCCGCAGACGCGGATCGGCAAGAATATAGAGACAATCGATAAGGAGATTGGCCGTCACCATCGTCGCAGTAATGAGCAGCACGATGGTCTGCACGATGTTCAGATCGCGCTGCGCAACGGAGGAGACGAGAAAGCGGCCGACACCCGGCCAGGCGTAGACGCTCTCGACCACGGCCGCGCCGCCGATCATGCCACCAACAAGGAAGCCGAGCATGGTCAGAAGCGGCAACGCGGCATTCGGCATGATATGCCGCCACAGAAGAGCACTTTCGCCGATGCGCTTGGCGCGCGCTGCCAATATGAAGCGCTGCCCTAGCACTTCCAGTACGCTCGAGCGGACGAAGCGGGCGATGATGCCGGCATTGTAAAGACCAATGACCAGAACGGGCATGACGAGATGCGCCATCGTCGATCCCCCACCGCTCGGCAAGATCCGCAAGGAGACGGCAAAAAGCTGGATGAGCAGGATGGCGATCAGGAAATTCGGCAGCGAATGCATCAGCACCGCAAGCGCCATGACAAAGCGATCGATCAAGCCGCCGCGGTTGCGTGCAGCCAGAATGCCGAAGGGCACGCCGGCGCCGAACGCCAATATCAGGGCGGCGCCCATCAATTCCAGCGTGGCTGGGACTTTCGACAGAACCAGCGTCAGAGCATCCTGCCCGTTCAGCAGCGACGTTCCGAAGTCACCGCGCAGAAGGTGGCCGAGATAGGCGAAATACTGGATGTAGAGCGGCTGATCGAGACCCCATTGCTGCCGCATCAGCGCCACCACTTCCGGCGGCGTCTCGATCGGCAACAGGGAATGCAAGGGATCGCCGCTGACGCGCAGGATGACGAAGGTGAAGGTCATCGCCAGGAACAGGGTCACGAGTGCTCGCAGAAACGCCCGCAGGATGGATTGAAGCATTGCCTGTTCCTTCAGAGCGTTTCGAGTATCGCCGCTGCCTGCCGCGCTCTGCTGCGCCGACCGCGAGGAACGGCCGACAGGAGTTTTGCGGTATAGGGGTGGACCGGGTTTGCGAAGACTTCCTCGGTCGGGCCGGTTTCCACGATCTGGCCTGCCTCCATGATCGCGACGCGATGCGAGACATGTCGGACCACCCGCACGTCGTGGCTGATGAAGAGCAGCGACAGGCCGCGTGCCCGCTGCAATTCGAGCAGGAGGTTCAGCACCTGCGCCTGCACGGAAACGTCGAGCGCCGAGACTGGCTCGTCGCACAGCAGAATTTGCGGTTCGACCACGAGGGCACGGGCGATGGCGACGCGCTGACGCTGGCCGCCGGAGAGCTGATGCGGAAATTTCTGCAAGACAGAGACCGGCAGGCTGACGGCCTTGAAAACCTCTGCCGCGCGATCGAGTCGGCTTGCCGGATAGCCTATGCCGTGGATCGTGAGCGTTTCCACCATCTGATGACCGACGCTTCGGCGCGGATCGAGCGCGCCCATCGTATCCTGCGAGATGACTTGCAGATGTTTTGCCAGACCACGCCGGTTCGGCCTCATCAGGTGTTTGAAAGGCTGACCGAACAGCGTGATTTCGCCTGATGTCGGCTCACGATCGCCGCAGAGCAGCGAGGCAAGCGTGGACTTGCCACAACCGGACTCACCGACGAGACCCAGTGTTTCGCCGGGCTTCAATTCCAGGCTCACATCCTTGATGGCATGAAATCCCCTGGCGCGTCCGCGCCAAAGGGAAAAGCCCGGCGCATAGGAAAACTGCAGATCGCGGGCGGCAAGTGCCGCACCAGCAATCTGCGCATCGGGTGGCATCTGCTTGTCAGGCATTATGGGAGCTCCATGGATTGAAGCAGGCAAGTGCCGCCGCACCGGCAATCAATGGCGGGACCGTCGTCGCGCAACTCGGCTCGGCGCGTGGACAACGAGGCGCGAAGGCGCAGGCCTGCGGCAGGTCATCATGCAATTTCAGTTCGCCGGGGATGTCCGCGAGCCTTTCCAGCGGCCTACCCCGTCCAGGCATCGCCTCGAGCAACAGCCGCGTATAGGGATGGCGCGGATTGTCGTAGAGATCGTCTGTGCGATTGATCTCGACCAGCGACCCCGCATACATGACCGCGATACGGTCGCAAACCTCCGAGACGAGATCGAGATCGTGGCTGATGAAGATCATGGGGATGCCGCGCTCACGCACCGCCTTGACCAGGAGAGCGACGACCTGCGCCTGCACGGTGACATCCAGCGCTGTCGTCGGCTCGTCGGCAATGATCAATCGCGGCTGCATGGCAAGCGCCGTGGCAATCATCACGCGCTGGCACATGCCGCCGGAAAATTGCGCGGGATAGGCATTGTAACGCGTCTCGGGTTGCGGAATGGCGACTTCCGCCAGAAGCCGGAGCGCTTCATCCCTGGCTTCCTTTGCGGACATGCCGGCGCTGACAGCCGCCTCGGCGATCTGTGAGCCGATCGTGCGCACCGGATCGAGGCAGGAGACGGGCTCCTGAAAGATCAGCCCGATGGGCGGCAGCTTTACCCGCGACCGCGGGCCGAACTCGGCTGCGTCATACATCGCATCCTGGAAGGAGATATAGCCCGTGGCGCTGGCGCTCGGCCCGAGAAGACCCGCAAGCGCCAGGCAGGTGAGGCTCTTTCCCGATCCGCTCTCGCCGACAATGCCGAGGATCTCGCCCTCGGCAAGGTCGAAAGACACGTTGTTGACCGGATGAAACCGCCCGGCGCCCGTTCTGAACGAGACACTCAGATTGTCGACGGAAAGAACGGGAACGCCCATCGCGAAGCAGCTCAGCTCTTCTGCTCTTCGAAGGCAAGGCTGCCGGCGCCGAGATCCATCTGGAAGGCCGGCAGAGGCTGCCACTTGATGCCCTTGCGGATACCGAAGAAGACAGCGTTCTGATGGAGGACGGTGACGCCCGGATCTTCCCACTCGATCAGATGCAGCATGTCGCGGAAGATCTTGGCGCGGTCGGCCGGATCGACTGCCTGCTCCATCTTGGCGCCGAGGGCATCGAAATCGGCATTCTGCCAGATTTTGAACGAGCTCAGATTGCCGGCCGAGCTGAACTGCGTGAAGAAAGAGATATAGGGGTCGGGGACCTGGCCGGTGCTCGACCAGTTGCCGGTCGCGCGGGTCGGCGAGGCCTCAAACAGCTTACCCGATTCCACGAACTTCATCTTGGCATTGACACCGACAGCCTGCCACATGGCGACAACGGCCTGCGTGACCGGGTTTTCCGCCGTGTAGTAATTGTTCTGCGAACGGATCTCGATTTCCTCGCCGTTGTAGCCGGCATCCTTCAGGAGTTGCATGGCCTGGTCCGGATCATATTTGTAGGCGGGATAGTCCTTGAGATACACCGGCCCGTAGAGCTCGAACTGCAGGCCGTTCGGCACTCTGGTGCGACCGTTCCAGATCGTGTCGACGATCGCCTGGCGATCGATGGCGAGGATGAGTGCCTGGCGAACGCGCGGGTCCTTCAACGCCGGATTGTTCTTGTCGAAGAACAGGATGCGGTTGTTCGGCACCGGGCCACCGACGATCTCGTGATCGGTGCTCGCTGTGACGACCGAGAGCTGATCCGGCGGCAGGTCCGTCGCAATGTCATAGTCGCCGGCCAGCAGACCGGCAATGCGCGAGGAAACCTCGGGCACGATGCGCAAGGTCACGCGCTTGGCGGCCGGTTTACCGCGATAGGCCTGATCATGGGCGGCCAGCACGACGCTCTCATTAACCGTATAGCTTTCGACCTTGTAGGGGCCGGCGCCGACCGGCTTCTGCCGCCAGGTCGTCCAGTTGCCGCCGTTTTTCTGCCAGGCATCCTTGCTGATGACGACGGCCGCGTAAGATGCGAGGCGCTGCAGGAAGATCGGGTCCTGGAACTTGGTGACGAAGCGGACCGTCAGCGAATCCACAACTTCGACATGATCGAGGCTGGTGAAATTCGTGCGATAGGTGGGATAGCCCGGCGCGTCCTTGTTCAAAAGTCGCTCAGGCCCGAAGGAGAAGGCGACGTCATCAGCGGTCATCTCGCGGCCATCATGGAAGATCACGCCGGGGCGCAGCTTCATTTCGAGCACGGTCGGCGAAATCCAGGTCCAGGACTTCGCGAGATTGGGCTTGACCGAAAAATCGCCGCGCATGTCGAGCGCAAGCACTGTCTCGTGAATGGAAAAGTTATTGCGAAAGGCGACATTGCTGGCGGCGTCGACGGGCTCCTGCGAGACCGGATTCATCTGAACGGCGATGCGCAACTCAGGCCTTTTGTCGGTGCTCTCATCAGCCGAGGCCGACAACGCCGGGACAAAAGCCGAGAGGCCGGCCGCGGCTCCCATCAGAAGGGTTATGCGGCGGGTAACCGGGCTGTTGAAGCCGCTGGGCAGGTAATCGGACATCGGCACACTTCCTGTTAAAGCAATTTATACACCGCTGCACAAACGTTTGCGCATATGAAATACGACCGCTTGCGTTCAAGATCGTCTTTTCTTTTACGCAAGGGAAAGTGGCCGCAAACTAGGCGAGCTCGATGACGCACGTATGACAAGTTCGGGGGTAACGAACCGTATGGGACGCTTTGCAACGCGTGCGTCCATCGGAAGGTTCGAAAGCTCAACCAGAAGATCGAGCGAGGCTTCGCATAGCGCATCCGTCGGCTGTGCGACCGTCGTCAGCGGTGGCGCCCAATAGGCAGTGTCGGGCACGTTGTCATAGCCGACGACGGAAATATCCGTGGGGATCTGCAGGCCGAGATCGCGCAGGAAGGCGACAACTTCGATGGCAATGCCGTCACTGCCGCAGATCAGAGCCGTCGGGCGTTCCGGCGATGCCAGGAGATCGGCAAGGAACTTGCGGTCGTGCTCGCCCTTCTCAAAGGAGATGATATCACCGGCGATCAAGCCGGCACTGCCGGCAACCGCGTCCTGGAAAATCGACATCCGATCGCGAAGCGCGCTGCGGCTGACGCGGTAGACGAAGGAAATGCGGCGGTGCCCGAGCTCCATAAGGTGATCAAGCAGCAGTCTGATGCCAAGCCGATCATCGGTTAGAACCGCAGGAAGCGGACCCGTCAGCCCCGCACCGAGCGTCACATGCGCCTTACCTATGAGATCAAGGTGATCGCAGAGCGCCTGCTGGCCCGCGAGGTCGCTCACCATAATGACGCCGTCGAAGAAATCCTGTTGAAACAAGCGCAACTGGCCGGCGATTTCGCCGGCCTCCGTCTTGGCTTGCGCGACCAGCAGTTCCACGCCCCGAAGCTGTGCCACGATTTGAAGGCGGCTTGTCAGATGCGGCTGATAATGACCCGACAGGCTGTTGACGATCGCCCCGAACACACCGGTCCTGTGTGTTCTGAGCGACGTTGCCAGACGGTTGACGACGTAGCCGAGGCTGCTTGCCGCCGCCCTGACACGATCCTGCGTCTCCAGGCTGATGCGGCTGTCGACCTGACCATTCAGGACGCGCGATACGGTCGTAGCCGACACGCCGGCCAACCGGGCGACGTCCAGAATGCCGATTCTTTTGGGTGCTCTCATACAGTCTGCCGAAATTTTTCGCGCCGCGCCGCACCGGCGCAAGGGGGTTCCAGAAGTCTTGCCCCACTTGCTTCGAGACGCAAGATCACATTTCGACTTCGAGCGAAATTTTCATAGGCGACTATGGATCACGAATTTCACAGCTGCTCCAAAGACTGCTAAATCAGGATGGCATTGCGCCGCCCTTAAGACGCGCAGAGCAATTCATGAGATCGTCACGGCCGTAACGCAAAGTGGGATAAAGCCACGCAACTGGCCAGACGACCAGACGCGCCCGATTAAGGCTTCGCGGTCAGGTATCGGCGCAAATCCGCTACGCCGCAGTGAGAGGAACAGAAGCAACCATCCAGGGGAGAGGGATAATGAACATAAATCTGATCGTGCATCCCGGTGTCGATAGTGCTCTTATCGCCTGGCGCAGCGACTTCATCGACCAATGCCGTGGCTTTGCCCTGCGGCGGAAGATCAAGCGGGCGGCCGGAAGCCCGCAAAGCCCGAATACGGTCTCCGATGTCGATGCCGATGGCTTTCATGAGGAGATCGTCGCAAGCTGGGTCGGCTTTGCCGATGGGCCGGCCGTGGAGGAAGGCACGCGCAAGCCGACGACGGAATGGCCGATCCAGAAGTACCTCTGGTCCGATTTCGCCGTCAATCCGGGCGATGTCGTCGCCTACCGGGTCTCCGCCATGGTCGGCCCCGAGACGGCACTGCAGGAATCGGCCGATCATGCATCGGACTGGAGCGATGCCATGCAGATCGGGGCCGAAACCAGCGGCCACGTCAGCTGCTATTTCAACCGAGGCATCGTCGCCAGCCAATGGCTTGCCCGCCTATTGCCCGAAGAGGCCCCCACCACCAAACTCAAGAAGGCAATTGCCAACCCGGAAGACCCGATCCGTCAATTCCTTGCAGGGCCAATCCGCGACAAGCTGGTCTCGCTCCTCAATGATATCAGGTCGAATGGCGGCCATATCTATGCCGCCCTGTTCGAGCTCGACGATCCCGAACTCATTCCGCTGCTGCAGGGGTTCAAGAAACGCGCCCATATCGTGCTGGGCAATGGCAGCGTCAAGAAAAAGGGCGAGGACGAAAACGAAGACGCCCGATCCGACCTGTCTTCCTGCGATGTCAGGGATCGCATGAGCGCGCCGCGGGCGCTGGCGCACAATAAATTCCTGGTCATCTGCGGCGCCGATAAATCGCCGCAGGCCGTATGGACCGGCAGCACCAACTGGACGATGACCGGCCTTTGCACCCAGGCCAACAATGCGCTTCTGATCGACAACCCGGCTGTCGCGCAATTCTATCTCGACCAGTGGAAAACGCTTGCCGCCGACGGCAACGATTCCCCGCCCGCCCTCTATCAAAGCAATGCGGAGCCCAGAACGACGCCCAAGGCCAAGAACACGACGGTCTGGTTCACGCCCATGCGCGAAGGACTCGACCTCGAACAGGCAGGCGAGCTGATCCGCGGCGCCCAGCAGGGCATCCTGTTCGCCATGTTCAATCCGGGTCCTCGCGGTACGCTTCTCAACGACATCATCGAGCTTGCCTCTCCGTCGAGCCCTTCATTCAAGCCCGATCTCTACATCCAGGGTGTGGTCAACCAGAATCCCGGCACAGCAAAGAACCCGGTCGTGCTGTTCAACAGAGGCGAGAGGATCGACGCCAATGCCGACGTCGTCCTGCCCGCCGCTATCCCCGGCCGTTTTGCCTATTGGCAGAAGGAAGTTCTGAAGCTGCCGACGGCCCATGCCATGGTCCACAGCAAGGTGGTCATCGTCGATCCATATGGTCCCAATCCCGTTGTCATGACCGGCTCCCACAATATGGGTCCGAAGGCGAGCGGCGTGAACGACGAGAACCTGGTAATCATCACCGGCAACGGCGATCTTGCCAGCCAATATGCTGGCAAGATCATGGAAATCTATGCCCAGTATCGTTGGCGGCAATCCGTCCAAAGACAGGGCGGCGCGCCCAAGTGGACCGGTCTTGCCGATGATGACAGCTGGCAGATCAAATCGCCGGATCAGCCCTATGACAAACGCCGCATACGCGAGCTCGACTTCTGGTTCGGCAAGAAAGACACCGCCTGATGCCTGGCCTGACATCGCGTAGAGGCTAATCCGGGATCACAACCGATTGCTTCGGGATTAATGAGTTGCGATCCCCTTGCGCCTGCAGCTCGGTCCGGCCGAGCATTTGTAATGCCGACGCAATCTTCGGCTTCTAGTGGCTTGGCAACAATCTGGATTCCCCGATGTTGCTCCGCTATGCTTTTCCCGTTCCTATTTTTATCGGCGCTTTGGCACTCACGGGGTGGGCTTTCCCTATTCTCAAAAGCCATACCGTCCGGCCAGACGAGATGGCCACGCCATATCCCGGGGCGTTTGCCGACATGCGTCATCTCACGTCCGAGCGACAGGATCCTGCAGGGTATAAGATTGCCGGCGATGCCGTACCGACCGGTTCCGGCGGCGAGGCTCGTCAGGCTCCATCATGTGGTGACAGTAACGCACCTTCGCCACCCGGCTATTTCGAACGAGCCAGGATGCTTCTATACCTTCTGCGGACGCGCCACCGGCGAAAATAGACCGGCCATGAGGCTACATAAGCGAATACGAGGCATGAATGATCCCGCCGTTGCAGATCGGTTGCCGGACTCTCCCCGCCCGCCGAAGCCTCCAGCCATCCATTCGGGCAGGTTAAATAAACCTCTGGTAGCTGATATGGTTTTAACTACCGGCTTGGATGCCACCCCCGAGCCGGCCACCGCAGCGTCCGGCGGGACTGCATGCCCTCGCAGTGTCGTCGGACACCCTCCCCTAAAACCGCGCCCATTTCGACCGGCTTATGCCGCCCGCCCTGCATTGCGGCCGGAAAAGATGCATCCTCCCAGAAATGTGCCCTCCAACGCATTGTAGCCGTGATATCCGCCGCCGCCGAAGCCTGCGGCCTCGCCGCAGGCATACAATCCCGGGATGAGTGCGCCGCTCCGCCCGAGCGCCTGGCTATTCAGATCGGTTTCGAGACCGCCAAGAGATTTCCGCGTCAGAATATGGAGGCGCACGGCGATCAATGGACCTGCCTTAGCATCCAATATGCGATGCGGAGGAGCCGTGCGCATGAAGCGATCGCCGAGATAGCCGCGCGCCTGTCGCAAGGCGACGATCTGGGCATCCTTGGCAAAGGGGTTATCCAATTCACGATCGCGGGCTTCGATCTGCCTGCGCAGATGGGCAAGATCGAGCGGACGATCGCCGATACGGTTCATGCCGGCCACAAGCTCCTCCAGCGTTTCGGCGACGACGAAATCCCTACCCTTCGCCTTGAAGGCTTCCACCGGCGGAGGAGCCGATCGCCCAAGGCGGCTGCGCAGAAGAAGCCCGATATCGCGTCCGGTAAGATCCGGGTTCTGCTCGGAGCCCGAAAGGGCAAATTCCTTCTTGACGATTTTCTGCGTGGTCACGAACCAGCTGTAGCTATGACCGAGCTTGCAGATGTGCTGCAGCGTCGCAAGGCTGTCAAAGCCCGGCAGGCAAGGTGCGGGCATGCGATTGCCGTCTGCGTCGAACCAGAGCGAGGACGGCCCCGGCAGGATGCGAATGCCGTGGTTGGGCCAGATCGGGTCCCAATTGGCAATGCCTTCGGTATAGTGCCACATGCGGTCGCCGTTGATCGGCCGTGCACCGGCCGCCTCCGCATGACCGATCATCAGACCGTCCACATGATGGGGCACGCCGCTCAGCATCCGTTCAGGAGGCGAGCCGAGACGGCCGATTGGCCATGCGCGGCGAACCAACTCCGGATTGCCGCCGATGCCGCCGCTCGCCACGATCACGGCGCCCTCAATGCGGAAGTCGCCGACAACATCACGGTTCGATTGCTGACCCCGGCGGATGTTGTCCTCGGCGAGGATTTCGCCCTCCACGCCGAAGATGCCGTCTTCATCACCGACCAATCGTGTCACGCGCCGCCGGAACAAGAGCTCGATCTTGCCGTCCTTCTCCGCCGCCAGCACTCGCTTCACGAAAGGATCGAGTACGCCAGGACCCGTACCCCAGGCGACATGGAAACGCGGCACGGAATTGCCGTGCCCGTCGGCAAGGCCACCGCCGCGTTCTGCCCAGCCGACAACGGGAAACCAGCGCATGCCTAGCCCATGCAGCCAGCTGCGCATCTCACCAGCGGCGAAATTGAGGTAGGCCTCTGCCCAGGCACGCGGCCAGAAGTCCTCCGGTCGGTCGAAGGCCGCAGCGCCCAACCAATCCTGGCGGGCGAGATCGAGACTGTCGCGAATGCGCACCCGCCGTTGTTCCGGCGTATCGATCATGAACAGCCCGCCAAGCGACCAGAAGGCCTGTCCGCCGAGACTTGCCCGAGGCTCCTGATCGACAAGGATCACCCGTTTCCCGCGCTCCAGCAGCTCGCAAGC contains:
- a CDS encoding ABC transporter permease, whose amino-acid sequence is MANAATGADAPPKTRSERSFRPRLRFDLMTAICAIILVAFIIVALLANVLAPHGFAQIDLHARKAPPILFGGSFKHILGTDELGRDILSRIFYGLRTSLLIALGASAISLTLGTVLGLLAAFGRGFADMLIRVAVDFQASMPFLIIALAVLAFFGDNLWLFMALLGLYGWERYARLVRAMAGLELERGYVAALRRNGAGTGRIAFLHVLPNILSVVLVNLTIVLPEILLQESALSFLGLGIQPPLVSLGSMVGAGRDYVMTEWWIAILPGIVIFILSLSISLIGDYLRDVLDPTLH
- a CDS encoding phospholipase D-like domain-containing protein; translation: MNINLIVHPGVDSALIAWRSDFIDQCRGFALRRKIKRAAGSPQSPNTVSDVDADGFHEEIVASWVGFADGPAVEEGTRKPTTEWPIQKYLWSDFAVNPGDVVAYRVSAMVGPETALQESADHASDWSDAMQIGAETSGHVSCYFNRGIVASQWLARLLPEEAPTTKLKKAIANPEDPIRQFLAGPIRDKLVSLLNDIRSNGGHIYAALFELDDPELIPLLQGFKKRAHIVLGNGSVKKKGEDENEDARSDLSSCDVRDRMSAPRALAHNKFLVICGADKSPQAVWTGSTNWTMTGLCTQANNALLIDNPAVAQFYLDQWKTLAADGNDSPPALYQSNAEPRTTPKAKNTTVWFTPMREGLDLEQAGELIRGAQQGILFAMFNPGPRGTLLNDIIELASPSSPSFKPDLYIQGVVNQNPGTAKNPVVLFNRGERIDANADVVLPAAIPGRFAYWQKEVLKLPTAHAMVHSKVVIVDPYGPNPVVMTGSHNMGPKASGVNDENLVIITGNGDLASQYAGKIMEIYAQYRWRQSVQRQGGAPKWTGLADDDSWQIKSPDQPYDKRRIRELDFWFGKKDTA
- a CDS encoding ABC transporter ATP-binding protein, with translation MGVPVLSVDNLSVSFRTGAGRFHPVNNVSFDLAEGEILGIVGESGSGKSLTCLALAGLLGPSASATGYISFQDAMYDAAEFGPRSRVKLPPIGLIFQEPVSCLDPVRTIGSQIAEAAVSAGMSAKEARDEALRLLAEVAIPQPETRYNAYPAQFSGGMCQRVMIATALAMQPRLIIADEPTTALDVTVQAQVVALLVKAVRERGIPMIFISHDLDLVSEVCDRIAVMYAGSLVEINRTDDLYDNPRHPYTRLLLEAMPGRGRPLERLADIPGELKLHDDLPQACAFAPRCPRAEPSCATTVPPLIAGAAALACFNPWSSHNA
- a CDS encoding ABC transporter ATP-binding protein, producing MPDKQMPPDAQIAGAALAARDLQFSYAPGFSLWRGRARGFHAIKDVSLELKPGETLGLVGESGCGKSTLASLLCGDREPTSGEITLFGQPFKHLMRPNRRGLAKHLQVISQDTMGALDPRRSVGHQMVETLTIHGIGYPASRLDRAAEVFKAVSLPVSVLQKFPHQLSGGQRQRVAIARALVVEPQILLCDEPVSALDVSVQAQVLNLLLELQRARGLSLLFISHDVRVVRHVSHRVAIMEAGQIVETGPTEEVFANPVHPYTAKLLSAVPRGRRSRARQAAAILETL
- a CDS encoding LacI family DNA-binding transcriptional regulator — encoded protein: MRAPKRIGILDVARLAGVSATTVSRVLNGQVDSRISLETQDRVRAAASSLGYVVNRLATSLRTHRTGVFGAIVNSLSGHYQPHLTSRLQIVAQLRGVELLVAQAKTEAGEIAGQLRLFQQDFFDGVIMVSDLAGQQALCDHLDLIGKAHVTLGAGLTGPLPAVLTDDRLGIRLLLDHLMELGHRRISFVYRVSRSALRDRMSIFQDAVAGSAGLIAGDIISFEKGEHDRKFLADLLASPERPTALICGSDGIAIEVVAFLRDLGLQIPTDISVVGYDNVPDTAYWAPPLTTVAQPTDALCEASLDLLVELSNLPMDARVAKRPIRFVTPELVIRASSSSPSLRPLSLA
- a CDS encoding FAD-binding dehydrogenase, whose protein sequence is MSSHADVVIVGAGLSGLVAACELLERGKRVILVDQEPRASLGGQAFWSLGGLFMIDTPEQRRVRIRDSLDLARQDWLGAAAFDRPEDFWPRAWAEAYLNFAAGEMRSWLHGLGMRWFPVVGWAERGGGLADGHGNSVPRFHVAWGTGPGVLDPFVKRVLAAEKDGKIELLFRRRVTRLVGDEDGIFGVEGEILAEDNIRRGQQSNRDVVGDFRIEGAVIVASGGIGGNPELVRRAWPIGRLGSPPERMLSGVPHHVDGLMIGHAEAAGARPINGDRMWHYTEGIANWDPIWPNHGIRILPGPSSLWFDADGNRMPAPCLPGFDSLATLQHICKLGHSYSWFVTTQKIVKKEFALSGSEQNPDLTGRDIGLLLRSRLGRSAPPPVEAFKAKGRDFVVAETLEELVAGMNRIGDRPLDLAHLRRQIEARDRELDNPFAKDAQIVALRQARGYLGDRFMRTAPPHRILDAKAGPLIAVRLHILTRKSLGGLETDLNSQALGRSGALIPGLYACGEAAGFGGGGYHGYNALEGTFLGGCIFSGRNAGRAA
- a CDS encoding ABC transporter substrate-binding protein, whose amino-acid sequence is MSDYLPSGFNSPVTRRITLLMGAAAGLSAFVPALSASADESTDKRPELRIAVQMNPVSQEPVDAASNVAFRNNFSIHETVLALDMRGDFSVKPNLAKSWTWISPTVLEMKLRPGVIFHDGREMTADDVAFSFGPERLLNKDAPGYPTYRTNFTSLDHVEVVDSLTVRFVTKFQDPIFLQRLASYAAVVISKDAWQKNGGNWTTWRQKPVGAGPYKVESYTVNESVVLAAHDQAYRGKPAAKRVTLRIVPEVSSRIAGLLAGDYDIATDLPPDQLSVVTASTDHEIVGGPVPNNRILFFDKNNPALKDPRVRQALILAIDRQAIVDTIWNGRTRVPNGLQFELYGPVYLKDYPAYKYDPDQAMQLLKDAGYNGEEIEIRSQNNYYTAENPVTQAVVAMWQAVGVNAKMKFVESGKLFEASPTRATGNWSSTGQVPDPYISFFTQFSSAGNLSSFKIWQNADFDALGAKMEQAVDPADRAKIFRDMLHLIEWEDPGVTVLHQNAVFFGIRKGIKWQPLPAFQMDLGAGSLAFEEQKS
- a CDS encoding glycerophosphodiester phosphodiesterase: MPLPLHAARHGSLRIAAHRGFSRRFPENTILAFQEGVNAGANECEIDLMLTRDDQIVVIHDRTLNRTTNGFGFVADHDLQDILSLDAGAKFDPRFAATPVPTLVNTLLWAKQTDTRLAIEMKEPERPDRLIDLMIATLRELDAFEHVAISSFDHLDLLRVKELEPRLQTEAILHHRPVDVVASMRAGGIDGVSLELNRFHRADAEALQEAGIAVRLSLPVPEKLAMFWQGGRDLLPMIRSCIRDRLIDALIGDDVDFLRMLGASA
- a CDS encoding ABC transporter permease, producing the protein MLQSILRAFLRALVTLFLAMTFTFVILRVSGDPLHSLLPIETPPEVVALMRQQWGLDQPLYIQYFAYLGHLLRGDFGTSLLNGQDALTLVLSKVPATLELMGAALILAFGAGVPFGILAARNRGGLIDRFVMALAVLMHSLPNFLIAILLIQLFAVSLRILPSGGGSTMAHLVMPVLVIGLYNAGIIARFVRSSVLEVLGQRFILAARAKRIGESALLWRHIMPNAALPLLTMLGFLVGGMIGGAAVVESVYAWPGVGRFLVSSVAQRDLNIVQTIVLLITATMVTANLLIDCLYILADPRLRHRASA